Below is a genomic region from Lonsdalea populi.
CGGCCAAGTCGATGGCCGCTTCGACGCCGGAGTTGCCGCCGCCGATGACCGCAACATGCTTGCCTTTAAACAGCGGGCCGTCGCAGTGCGGGCAGTAGGTGACCCCGCGGGTACGATACTGATCTTCGCCCGGCACATTCATGTTTCTCCACCGTGCGCCGGTTGAAATGATGATGGTGCGGGACTTCAGCACCGCGCCGGAGGCGGTTTCAATCTGATGCGGCATGCCCGGTTCAGCGGCGGGGATCAGCGCCGTAGCGGTCTGCGCGTCGATCACGTCCACATCGTAGTCATCTACGTGGCTCTTCAGCGCGGTCGCCAGCTTGGCGCCCTCGGTTTTCGGCACGGAGATGTAGTTTTCGATATCTACGGTGTCCAGGATCTGGCCGCCGAAGCGTTCGCCCATCAAACCGGTACGGATCCCTTTACGCGCAGAGTAAACCGCAGACGCCGCCCCGGCAGGGCCGCTGCCGATGATCAGTACGTCGTAGACCGAACGCTGATTCAGCTGTTCAATCTGTTTAGCGTTGGCACCGGTATCGATTTTGTTGACGATTTCGCTCAGGGTCATACGACCTTGGCTGAAGTGTTCACCGTTCAGGAACACGGTCGGCACGCCCATGATATTGCGGCTCTCAATTTCATCCTGGAACACACCGCCATCAATCGCGCTATGGGTGATGTTCGGGTTCAGCACGGTCATCAGGTTCAGCGCCTGAACGACGTCGGGACAGTTGTGGCATGACAGCGAGTAGTAAGTTTCGAAATTGAACTCGCCATCCAGTCCACGAATCTGGTCAAGCAATTCCTGGGCTTCTTTAGACGGATGTCCGCCGACCTGCAGCAACGCCAGCACCAACGAAGTGAATTCGTGACCCATCGGCACGCCGGCAAAACGCGGACCGTGCTGAGAACCCGGATTGGTGATAAGGAAAGAGGGTTTACGCACTGGCAGGTCGTTGTTTTCAGTGAAACTGACCTGTTCAGATAATCCTGCGACCTCAGTCAGCAATTCTCTAACTTCAGAAGATTTTGCCGAGTCATCCAGCGTCGCCACTAACTCAACAGGTTTGGTTAATTTTTCCAGGTAGGCTTTTAACTGGACTTTCATTGTATTGTCGAGCATTGATTATCCCTCAGTGCGAAAAAAATCGGGTGCTGTGCACCCGATAAAAACATCAATAAACTATTAGCGGAGCAGGCTTAGATTTTGCCGACCAGGTCCAGAGACGGGGCCAGAGTCGCTTCACCTTCTTTCCATTTGGCAGGGCACACTTCGCCCGGGTGAGAAGCGACGTACTGAGCAGCTTTCACCTTGCGCAGCAGGTCGGAAGCGTCACGGCCGATGCCTTCAGCAGTGATCTCAACCGCCTGAATGATGCCCTGCGGGTCAACGATGAAGGTGCCGCGATCCGCCAGGCCTTCGGCTTCGCGCAGGTTTTCGAAGTTACGCGTCAGCTGGCCGGTCGGGTCGCCGATCATGGTGTATTTGATCTTGGCGATGGTTTCTGAGCTGCCGTGCCAGGCTTTGTGCGTGAAGTGGGTATCGGTAGACACGGAGTAGATTTCTACGCCACGCTCCTGGAATTCGTCGTAGTAATCAGCGACGTCGCCCAGTTCGGTCGGGCAGACAAACGTAAAGTCAGCCGGGTAAAAGAAGAACACACTCCACTTACCTTCAATGTCTTTTTCAGTAACTTCGATGAACTCACCGTTTTTGAAAGCCGTATTTTTAAATGGTTTAACCTTGGTGTTAATTACTGACATCACTTTATCCTCATGCGTGTTGGTATGGGGCTAAGGTACAGAAGTGCGCCACGACGGGCTAATGCGTTGTCGTTATCGAATCAATCAGCGATACCTTGCATGATAACGACACGTCGAGATGGGAAGTAAGTACGGCAGGCTGGATACCGCGCCGAAGAGCGGCACAGAACCGCTTCGGCGCGGTGTCTATATCGGAAATCTCCGCGCCACGGCGCGGAGCGTAGCTTATGATTTCGCCAGTTCAGTGGTGCGTTTAACCGCTGCGAGAACGCTGCGCTGCAGCCCGGCGGCGAAGTCGCTGTTGTTTAACTCATACAGACCATGCATGCCGACGCCGGCCGGCGAGTTGTTGATGTCCAGCAGTTGGCGCGGATGCTTGCCGCTGATGCTGAGCATCGCGACCGCGCCGACCAAATTCTCATAGGCAACCTGCGTCGCCTGTTGCCGCGGCAACCCGGCCAAAACGCCCGCATCGACCAGAGATTCGATAAAATAGTAGACGTAGTTGGGACCCGCAACGCCGAAACCGGTAAAAATATCCAGCAGCCGCTCTTCCAGCAGCATTACTTTGCCAAAACTTTCGAGGAATTCGCACAGCGGCGCCTCTTCGACCCGCGAATTCAACACCGCGCCGCTGTAGCCATACCCGGTATCCGTCAGCGTATTCGGGATCACGCGCGCGATGGGGCGCGTTTCGCCCAGCAGTTCGGTCAAAGTCGCCAGCGTGACGCCAGCGATGATAGACACCACCGTCGCCTCGGGCGCCGCGTGCTGACGGATGCGGGCGGAAACCGCCGCGATGTCATCCTGCGGGCGAACGCCCATGACGATATAGTCGGCTCCGGCCAGCGCGGCATCCCCGCCCAGGGCCGATGTCAGCTGGTAACGCTCCGTGAGCGTGGCGATCCGTGAGGCGTCGATATCCTCTAGCGTCACCGCATCACGCGCCAACTTGCCGCTGTTCAGCGCCGCCCGAATAATGGCTTCCGCCATTTGCCCTGCTCCAATAAAGTGAATTTGACTCATAATTTCCCCCTGAAATTGACGTAACAGATCCGGTTTGATTCATAGATGCGTGACCCGCGACGGCCCACTTTACCCTCATCCGACCGCAAGCATCGCACACGAAAATCCGCCAATGTCGTCTGATGGTTCAGAACGTAGTCCATTCCAGCGGTCAGTCGATTATTCAGCGACGCGCGCCTCCACTTTACGCATACAGCGTCCATAACACAGAGAACCGGCCTCCAGAAACAGGGACATGAATAACGAAAAAAAACGCGAGCGGTTTTCTCAATCGTTATTTCATTGCCGATATAATCCTGCAATGAAATAACGCAAGATGGCTTATCTTTTTATTTCTTCTGCGCACCATCTTCAAACACGTTTAATTCAGGAGGTCTTTGCAGAGATTATTTAAAATTATCTAACCTTCCGAAATAAATACGCGCCAGTCCCTCTTTCGTCACTGCAATCGCGTGATCGGCGCTGAGCGAAACATGTTTTTCCATTAACGCCGCGCCGCGTTCAATATCACGCTGACGCAATGCATCGATAATACCGATATGTTCATCATACGCATTATTACGACGGCTGGGCGTTTCCAGATCGATTCGGCGGAAAAAGCGGATCAGGGAGTTCAAACTTTCAAGCGTTTCGTACAGTCGGCCGTTACGCGTAATACGGGCTATGGACAGATGAAAAGCCTCGTCATCCTCAGCCACTTTCGTCCAATCCGTGATGGTTTCCGGGGCTGGAAGCGCCCGGCAACTCGCCTCCCAAATCGCCGCCGTTTGTTCTATCTCTTCATCGCTGGCCCGCTGGCAAGCCAGGCGGAATGCGGCCTGTTCAACAATCGCGCGCATCTCATAAAGGTCGTGTACGCCTTCTGGCGTAATGTCGCGCGCGTAAAAACCGCGGTTGGGCACAACGTTCATGAAGCCATCCCGCGCCAGACGATTCAACGCCTCGCGGACCGGCGTGCGGGACACGCTCAGGCGTGCAGCCAGCTCGACCTCATTAATTCTTTCGCCCGGCTTAAAGTGATAATCGATCGCCAGCGCTTTTACCGCTTCATACACTTTTTCCACGCTGTCCGCGCTGCGCACTGTTTTCGAACTCACCGGCACGTTATTTCCTCTTAAAAAGCCGACACGAAGTTACTATAGAATTTAAATGATTCTTTACCGTATTCGGGAGCTAACGCCCTGGTAAGCCCAGCGTCAATTCGCTTAATTAAATTGATAACACGCCTGAATTCATAACACAACGACGATGTGCATACACATCTATCGACACATAAAACCAAGAATGAAAATACAATCCCAGTCTTGTTAATAACGAGGAGCAGAAAATAAGGCGATAATGATGAAACAATGAAAACCTTGCACAACGGCGAATCAAAATGCACCAATATGAAGCAATTTCGTACAGAACAGCGGTTTTATTCCATCTATTTATTATCTATTCGTATTCCGTATAAATAATAAAAGTCGCATTTTCCACCTTTGAATTTATAACGTGACTCATTGTTATCACTATAAATATTAGTTAATTGAAAAAAAGAATGACCTCTACCATCCCCGCTAAAGAACGTTTTTTGACCGGGATGGCATAGCAATTGCTGCACCGTTTCTGGCAAAGTGTATTCACTTCATCATTCACTTTTTCATTTGCTTGGCAAAGCCCCGAATTGCGGGGTTTTACGCCCTGGCGGTGGCCGCCTCAAATATGAATAACAACGCCAGGGATGAAGTCAGCTACCGCTCCGCCTCATTGACGATTTCGACCAGGAGAAACAGACATGACCGTGCATTTCCGTAAGGCTCTCTTCGCTCCCGCGCTGCTTGGCGGCGCGCTCTTCGGCGCTATTCTGCCCGCACAGGCGGATGTGACCGTCGGCGTCATCCTGCCGCTGACCGGCGTCAGCGCCACCATCGGCGAAGATATGCGCCGGGGAATCGAATTAGCCGTGGATGAGGTCAATGCGCGCGGCGGCGTCAACGGTCAGA
It encodes:
- the ahpF gene encoding alkyl hydroperoxide reductase subunit F, producing the protein MLDNTMKVQLKAYLEKLTKPVELVATLDDSAKSSEVRELLTEVAGLSEQVSFTENNDLPVRKPSFLITNPGSQHGPRFAGVPMGHEFTSLVLALLQVGGHPSKEAQELLDQIRGLDGEFNFETYYSLSCHNCPDVVQALNLMTVLNPNITHSAIDGGVFQDEIESRNIMGVPTVFLNGEHFSQGRMTLSEIVNKIDTGANAKQIEQLNQRSVYDVLIIGSGPAGAASAVYSARKGIRTGLMGERFGGQILDTVDIENYISVPKTEGAKLATALKSHVDDYDVDVIDAQTATALIPAAEPGMPHQIETASGAVLKSRTIIISTGARWRNMNVPGEDQYRTRGVTYCPHCDGPLFKGKHVAVIGGGNSGVEAAIDLAGVVKHVTLLEFAPELKADSVLQNKVRSLPNVDIIVNAQTTEVKGDGQKVTGLSYKDRVSDTEHELALEGIFVQIGLLPNTQWLEGTVARNRIGEIEIDAKCETSVKGVFAAGDCTTVPYKQIIIATGEGAKASLSAFDYLIRTQSA
- the ahpC gene encoding alkyl hydroperoxide reductase subunit C, with translation MSVINTKVKPFKNTAFKNGEFIEVTEKDIEGKWSVFFFYPADFTFVCPTELGDVADYYDEFQERGVEIYSVSTDTHFTHKAWHGSSETIAKIKYTMIGDPTGQLTRNFENLREAEGLADRGTFIVDPQGIIQAVEITAEGIGRDASDLLRKVKAAQYVASHPGEVCPAKWKEGEATLAPSLDLVGKI
- a CDS encoding pyrroline-5-carboxylate reductase family protein — translated: MSQIHFIGAGQMAEAIIRAALNSGKLARDAVTLEDIDASRIATLTERYQLTSALGGDAALAGADYIVMGVRPQDDIAAVSARIRQHAAPEATVVSIIAGVTLATLTELLGETRPIARVIPNTLTDTGYGYSGAVLNSRVEEAPLCEFLESFGKVMLLEERLLDIFTGFGVAGPNYVYYFIESLVDAGVLAGLPRQQATQVAYENLVGAVAMLSISGKHPRQLLDINNSPAGVGMHGLYELNNSDFAAGLQRSVLAAVKRTTELAKS
- a CDS encoding GntR family transcriptional regulator, with product MSSKTVRSADSVEKVYEAVKALAIDYHFKPGERINEVELAARLSVSRTPVREALNRLARDGFMNVVPNRGFYARDITPEGVHDLYEMRAIVEQAAFRLACQRASDEEIEQTAAIWEASCRALPAPETITDWTKVAEDDEAFHLSIARITRNGRLYETLESLNSLIRFFRRIDLETPSRRNNAYDEHIGIIDALRQRDIERGAALMEKHVSLSADHAIAVTKEGLARIYFGRLDNFK